A genomic stretch from Natronomonas gomsonensis includes:
- a CDS encoding mechanosensitive ion channel domain-containing protein, protein MVTATEFLTNTVARAVTELAAGVQAAIPRVLSGLIFITLAYILIRVVLAVLRRSLEQVYSDRQSLVADLFVTVVGIFMWFGVGLAFLKIVGLGDLAASLGTAVGFIALGISYALSEMIEDTVAGVYLLKDPDFEVGDRVSVGSVEGTVAAIELRKSRFTLENGDTTVLANRDVESKWTKRGG, encoded by the coding sequence ATGGTAACGGCCACGGAGTTCCTGACGAACACTGTCGCTCGGGCGGTCACCGAACTCGCAGCGGGTGTTCAGGCGGCGATTCCACGGGTCCTCTCAGGGTTGATATTCATCACCCTCGCGTACATTCTTATTCGGGTCGTGTTGGCAGTCCTTCGGCGGTCCTTAGAGCAGGTTTACTCGGACCGACAGTCGCTCGTCGCCGACCTGTTCGTCACCGTCGTGGGCATCTTCATGTGGTTCGGTGTCGGCTTGGCGTTTCTGAAAATCGTCGGATTGGGCGACCTCGCGGCGAGTCTCGGCACCGCCGTCGGCTTCATCGCGTTGGGCATCTCGTATGCGCTCTCGGAGATGATAGAGGACACAGTCGCGGGGGTGTACCTCCTCAAGGACCCCGATTTCGAGGTCGGAGACCGGGTATCAGTCGGCAGCGTCGAGGGAACCGTCGCTGCCATCGAACTCCGAAAGAGTCGATTCACGCTGGAGAACGGCGATACGACGGTTCTCGCCAACCGGGACGTGGAATCGAAGTGGACGAAACGGGGCGGCTGA
- the gyrA gene encoding DNA gyrase subunit A, producing MSSETPEPPDEPADRVEPVRIEDEMEQSYIDYAMSVIVGRALPDARDGLKPVQRRILYAMSEMGVTAHAGHRKSSSIIGETMGNYHPHGDSAIYDALARMAQDFSLRYPLVDGQGNFGSVDGDPPAAMRYTEARMAPIAEELLADIEKDTVDFESNYDDRLTEPDVLPARVPNLLVNGASGIAVGMSTNIPPHNLGEIIDASIHLIDNPDCSVSDLIDTPNSEGYVKGPDFPTGAKIVNREGLMNAYTEGRGRLRVRADIDVEYTDRGGDRIVINEMPYQQNKARRIERIAEDVQEGKIEGISDIRDESDRTGIRVVIDCKRGANVDVVKNQLLEHHLENTFSVISLALVDGQPRVLNLKEMLEQFVEHRREVVRRRSQFELEEAEDRAHILEGRLVALGNVDDVVELIRGSDDRDAAIAGLETEFELSTEQAEHIVRMQLGSLTSMEAGEVEAEYEEVQAEIERLETILGDESELLEVIKGELREIKDEYADDRRTEIIEDAGSVTREDLIAEEEVVVVVTEEDYVKRMMLSEFDTQHRGGKGIIGTRPKEGDRVSTVFTASTHDYLLCFTNQGQVYRLKVFELPEMGRTARGTSAVNVLDLDDGEEITAVVNTDDIDDGYLAMATRGGYVKRTAVSDFENVHSGGIRAVRLEDDDALVDVEVTAGNGDLLIGTRGGMTIRFDEADARPMGRSARGVNGIKLQEDDEVAGLVAAEPDDDRDLLTVTRNGYGKRTPLSEYRQQSRYGKGLIDIKTDERNGPVCAINAVSEGDGLVIMSESGQIMRTHVDEVSEVGRNTKGVVVMRLDEDDHVSGVDVVDNTGGDDASAEETDE from the coding sequence ATGAGTTCAGAGACACCCGAACCTCCGGACGAACCCGCAGACCGAGTAGAGCCCGTCCGCATCGAAGACGAGATGGAGCAGTCATACATCGACTACGCGATGAGCGTCATCGTCGGGCGTGCCTTGCCCGACGCGCGCGACGGTCTCAAACCCGTCCAGCGACGCATCCTGTATGCGATGTCGGAGATGGGCGTCACCGCCCACGCCGGCCACCGCAAGTCCTCGTCGATTATCGGCGAGACGATGGGTAACTACCACCCCCACGGCGACAGCGCGATTTACGACGCCCTCGCCCGGATGGCACAGGACTTCTCGCTTCGCTATCCGCTGGTCGACGGGCAGGGTAACTTCGGGTCGGTCGACGGCGACCCGCCGGCGGCGATGCGGTACACGGAGGCCCGGATGGCCCCCATCGCCGAGGAACTGCTGGCGGACATAGAGAAGGACACCGTCGACTTCGAGAGCAACTACGACGACCGGCTTACCGAACCCGACGTGTTGCCCGCGCGGGTGCCGAACCTGCTCGTGAACGGTGCCTCGGGTATCGCAGTTGGGATGTCGACGAACATCCCGCCGCACAACCTCGGCGAGATAATCGACGCCTCTATCCACCTCATCGACAACCCCGACTGTTCGGTGTCGGACCTCATCGATACCCCGAACTCCGAGGGGTACGTCAAGGGGCCCGACTTCCCGACCGGCGCGAAAATCGTCAACCGCGAGGGGTTGATGAACGCCTACACGGAGGGGCGGGGTCGACTCCGCGTGCGTGCGGACATCGACGTGGAGTACACCGACCGCGGCGGCGACCGCATCGTCATCAACGAGATGCCGTACCAGCAGAACAAGGCCCGCCGCATCGAGCGCATCGCCGAGGACGTCCAGGAGGGCAAAATAGAGGGGATAAGCGACATCCGCGACGAGTCCGACCGGACCGGAATCCGCGTGGTCATCGACTGCAAACGCGGCGCGAACGTCGACGTGGTGAAGAACCAACTGCTCGAACACCACCTCGAAAATACGTTCTCGGTCATCTCGTTGGCGCTGGTCGACGGACAACCCCGGGTGTTGAACCTCAAGGAGATGCTCGAACAGTTCGTCGAGCATCGCCGCGAGGTCGTCCGCCGGCGCTCGCAGTTCGAACTCGAGGAGGCCGAAGACCGCGCCCACATTCTCGAAGGCCGTCTCGTCGCCTTGGGCAACGTCGACGATGTCGTCGAACTCATCCGCGGCAGCGACGACCGCGACGCCGCAATCGCCGGGTTGGAGACCGAGTTCGAACTGTCGACGGAGCAGGCCGAGCACATCGTCCGGATGCAGTTGGGGTCGCTCACCTCGATGGAGGCCGGTGAGGTCGAAGCCGAGTACGAGGAGGTACAGGCCGAAATAGAGCGTCTCGAAACCATCCTCGGCGACGAGTCGGAACTGCTCGAAGTCATCAAAGGGGAACTCCGCGAAATCAAAGACGAGTACGCCGACGACCGCCGCACCGAAATCATCGAGGACGCGGGGTCGGTCACCCGCGAGGACCTCATCGCCGAGGAGGAAGTCGTCGTCGTCGTCACCGAGGAAGACTACGTCAAGCGGATGATGCTTTCGGAGTTCGACACCCAACACCGCGGCGGGAAGGGCATCATCGGGACGCGCCCCAAAGAGGGCGACCGCGTCTCGACGGTGTTCACCGCCTCGACACACGACTACCTGCTCTGCTTTACCAATCAGGGGCAGGTGTACCGCCTGAAGGTGTTCGAGTTGCCGGAGATGGGTCGGACCGCTCGGGGAACCTCCGCGGTAAACGTCCTCGATTTGGACGACGGCGAGGAGATTACGGCCGTCGTCAACACCGACGACATCGACGACGGCTACCTCGCGATGGCGACTCGCGGCGGCTACGTCAAACGAACCGCGGTCTCGGACTTCGAGAACGTCCACTCCGGCGGCATCCGTGCCGTCCGACTGGAAGACGACGACGCGTTGGTCGACGTGGAAGTCACCGCCGGAAATGGCGACCTGCTCATCGGGACCCGGGGCGGAATGACCATCCGCTTCGACGAGGCCGACGCCCGGCCGATGGGCCGCTCCGCCCGCGGCGTCAACGGAATCAAGCTACAGGAGGACGACGAAGTCGCCGGACTCGTCGCGGCCGAACCCGACGACGACCGCGACCTGCTGACGGTGACGCGGAACGGCTACGGCAAGCGGACGCCGCTGAGCGAGTACCGCCAGCAGTCCCGCTACGGGAAGGGCCTCATCGACATCAAAACCGACGAGCGAAACGGCCCCGTCTGTGCCATCAACGCCGTCTCGGAAGGTGACGGACTCGTCATCATGAGCGAATCCGGCCAAATCATGCGAACGCACGTCGACGAGGTCTCTGAAGTGGGCCGAAACACGAAAGGCGTCGTCGTGATGCGTCTCGACGAGGACGACCACGTTTCCGGCGTCGACGTCGTCGACAACACCGGAGGCGACGACGCGTCCGCCGAGGAGACCGACGAGTAG
- a CDS encoding DNA topoisomerase VI subunit B, which translates to MTSFQSQLGEGDGDDPDPDPIAEELARSQRSISIAEFFEKNKQMLGFDSGAKALVTAIKEAVDNALDATEEAGILPDIYVEIEEVGDYYRLTIEDNGPGITKEQVPKVFGKLLYGSRFHAREQSRGQQGIGISAAVLYSQLTSGKPAKITSKTNNGSDAQYFELTIDTDTNEPEIDVEEGASWERPHGTRIELEMEGNMRARQQLHDYIKYTAVVNPHARIEFHEPKESFKFERATDDLPPETEEIRPHPHGVELGTLLKMLDATDSYSVTGFMQGEFTRVGQKTATSVADNLRDRHFGREAAWSAPQANEDTDIRAAVTAAVSNKGAEATKTLATNVAESVEDAGRVAHSEVVTLVDEHAEAVGEEYDKTFGETVRENAVEAAWGEITSNRRSDLYELVDEATTSRKDDAVVEAMARRLADKFDDQEDQRNRVTRDELREFVDRAADMTIERDDASFGETARENVVEAVWSQSVRVPDEVPNVKSVAEDRDTAARLLEAMRETDILSPPTDCLAPISEELVYAGLEKEYEADFYASATRDAEVHGGDPFVVEAGIAYGGDLDAGGSVDVLRFANRVPLVYQRGACATVDVVKNINWRNYGLDQPGGSGMPNGPAVLMIHVASTNVPFTSESKDAVANIPEIEDEIELALREAARELKSYLNKRRSMEKRRRKQNVIADILPEMAGKLSEVTGREPLDIDDSLARIMNNVLIERSVEDGTVELTVHNHGDTNVAPEITEIVSSNPGDHDDATVVEMDGEWFLKWSPTVAAGDSETLAYDIDGDADFDVSVEGIEAEKLTINA; encoded by the coding sequence ATGACCTCGTTTCAGTCGCAACTCGGGGAGGGCGACGGTGACGATCCCGACCCCGACCCCATCGCGGAGGAGCTCGCCCGCAGCCAGCGCTCCATCTCTATCGCCGAGTTCTTCGAGAAGAACAAGCAGATGCTCGGCTTCGACAGCGGGGCGAAGGCGCTCGTCACGGCCATCAAGGAGGCCGTCGACAACGCCTTAGACGCCACCGAGGAGGCCGGCATCCTCCCGGACATATACGTCGAAATCGAGGAGGTCGGCGACTACTACCGCCTCACCATCGAGGACAACGGCCCCGGAATCACCAAAGAGCAGGTGCCGAAGGTCTTCGGGAAACTGCTGTACGGTTCGCGGTTCCACGCACGAGAACAGAGCCGCGGCCAGCAGGGTATCGGTATCTCAGCGGCTGTCCTCTATTCACAACTCACCTCCGGCAAGCCCGCGAAAATCACCTCCAAGACCAACAACGGCAGCGACGCCCAGTACTTCGAGTTGACCATCGACACCGACACGAACGAACCCGAAATCGACGTCGAGGAGGGTGCCAGTTGGGAGCGACCCCACGGGACGCGCATCGAGTTGGAGATGGAGGGCAACATGCGCGCCCGCCAGCAACTCCACGATTACATCAAATACACCGCGGTCGTCAACCCTCACGCGCGAATCGAGTTCCACGAACCGAAGGAGTCGTTCAAGTTCGAGCGGGCGACCGACGACCTGCCGCCGGAGACCGAAGAGATTCGTCCACATCCCCACGGCGTCGAGTTAGGGACGCTTCTGAAGATGCTGGACGCGACGGATTCCTACTCGGTGACGGGGTTCATGCAGGGGGAGTTCACTCGCGTCGGCCAGAAGACGGCAACCAGCGTCGCGGACAACCTCCGGGACCGTCACTTCGGTCGGGAGGCCGCCTGGTCCGCACCGCAGGCCAACGAGGACACCGATATCCGGGCGGCGGTTACCGCTGCCGTCTCGAACAAAGGTGCCGAAGCGACGAAGACACTCGCAACCAACGTTGCCGAAAGCGTCGAGGACGCCGGGCGAGTCGCCCACAGCGAGGTCGTCACGTTGGTCGACGAACACGCCGAGGCGGTCGGCGAAGAGTACGACAAGACGTTCGGGGAGACGGTCCGGGAAAACGCCGTCGAGGCAGCGTGGGGAGAGATAACGTCGAACCGCCGTTCGGACCTGTATGAACTGGTCGATGAGGCGACGACGAGTCGGAAAGACGATGCGGTCGTCGAGGCGATGGCCCGCCGACTGGCCGACAAGTTCGACGACCAGGAGGACCAGCGAAACCGCGTCACGCGTGACGAACTACGGGAGTTCGTCGACCGGGCCGCAGACATGACCATCGAGCGCGACGACGCCAGTTTCGGCGAGACGGCCCGCGAAAACGTCGTCGAAGCGGTCTGGTCACAGTCGGTTCGCGTCCCCGACGAGGTGCCGAACGTCAAATCCGTCGCCGAGGACCGCGACACGGCGGCCCGCCTGCTCGAAGCGATGCGGGAGACGGACATCCTCTCGCCGCCGACGGATTGTCTCGCCCCGATTTCGGAGGAACTCGTCTACGCCGGCCTCGAAAAGGAGTACGAGGCCGATTTCTACGCCTCCGCGACCCGAGACGCCGAGGTCCACGGCGGGGACCCCTTCGTCGTCGAGGCGGGCATCGCCTACGGGGGCGACCTCGACGCCGGCGGGTCAGTCGATGTGCTCCGGTTCGCAAACCGCGTGCCGTTGGTCTACCAGCGCGGCGCCTGTGCCACCGTCGACGTGGTCAAGAACATCAACTGGCGGAACTACGGCCTGGACCAACCCGGCGGGTCGGGAATGCCGAACGGCCCCGCGGTGTTGATGATTCACGTCGCGTCGACGAACGTCCCGTTCACGAGCGAGTCGAAGGACGCCGTCGCCAACATCCCCGAAATCGAAGACGAAATCGAACTCGCCTTGCGCGAGGCCGCCCGCGAGTTGAAGTCGTATCTGAACAAGCGCCGGTCCATGGAGAAACGCCGCCGCAAACAGAACGTCATCGCCGACATCCTGCCGGAGATGGCCGGGAAACTCTCGGAGGTGACCGGCCGCGAACCGCTCGATATCGATGACTCGCTGGCCCGCATCATGAACAACGTCCTCATCGAGCGGAGCGTCGAAGACGGGACGGTCGAACTCACCGTCCACAACCACGGCGACACGAACGTCGCCCCCGAAATCACGGAAATCGTCAGTTCGAACCCCGGCGACCACGACGACGCCACCGTCGTCGAGATGGACGGCGAGTGGTTCCTGAAGTGGTCGCCGACGGTCGCAGCCGGCGACAGCGAGACGCTTGCGTACGACATCGACGGCGACGCCGACTTCGACGTCTCCGTCGAGGGTATCGAAGCCGAGAAACTCACCATCAACGCCTAA
- the gyrB gene encoding DNA topoisomerase (ATP-hydrolyzing) subunit B, producing the protein MSQDSEYSAGQIQVLEGLEAVQKRPAMYIGSTDTRGLHHLVYEVVDNSIDEALAGHCDSIEVVINEDGSVSVRDDGRGIPVDTHEEYDRPAVEVIMTVLHAGGKFDSKSYQVSGGLHGVGVSVVNALSKWLEVEIKRDGAVWRHRFDHGEPEDDLERVRDMADDEETGTEIRFWPDDDIFETTEFTFSTLESRLRELAFLNPGVEIAIRDERPEDPEEIVESTFEYEGGIKEFVEYLNETRDVLHEDVVYVSDEEDDIHVEIALQATAGVQGSIHAFANNINTREGGTHLTGFKTALTRVINDYATSNSMLSDLEGTLKGDDIREGMTAVISVKHPDPQFEGQTKTKLGNSEVRGIVESAVHEELATYLEEHPDTAESIISKAVEAAKARKAAKKAEELTRRKSALESTSLPGKLADCQTRDPEDSELFVVEGDSAGGSAKQGRNPEYQAILPIKGKILNVEKHRLDRILENNEIRNLITAIGTGIGEEFDIEEARYHKIIIMTDADVDGAHIRTLLLTFLYRHMTPLIESGYVYASQPPLYRIRYKGETYDAMTEDEREEIIEDVCDGNPSQVQRFKGLGEMNPEQLWETTMNPENRILKQVTIEDAAAADRMFSVLMGDAVEPRKQFIKEHADAAEWVDI; encoded by the coding sequence ATGTCTCAGGATAGTGAATACAGCGCCGGGCAGATTCAGGTACTGGAGGGTCTCGAAGCCGTCCAGAAGCGCCCGGCCATGTACATCGGGTCGACCGATACGCGCGGTCTCCATCATCTCGTCTACGAGGTCGTCGACAACTCCATCGACGAGGCACTCGCTGGCCACTGTGACTCCATCGAGGTGGTCATCAACGAGGACGGCTCGGTGTCCGTCAGGGACGACGGTCGCGGCATCCCCGTCGACACCCACGAGGAGTACGACCGGCCGGCCGTCGAGGTCATCATGACCGTCCTCCACGCCGGTGGAAAGTTCGACAGCAAGTCCTATCAGGTGTCGGGGGGCCTCCACGGCGTCGGCGTCTCCGTCGTCAACGCCCTCTCGAAGTGGCTCGAAGTCGAAATCAAACGCGACGGCGCCGTCTGGCGCCACCGCTTCGACCACGGCGAACCCGAAGACGACCTCGAACGGGTCCGCGACATGGCCGACGACGAGGAGACGGGCACCGAGATTCGGTTCTGGCCCGACGACGACATCTTCGAGACGACCGAGTTCACCTTCTCGACGCTCGAATCGCGACTCCGGGAACTCGCCTTCCTCAATCCCGGAGTCGAAATCGCGATTCGGGACGAACGCCCCGAGGACCCCGAAGAAATCGTCGAGTCCACCTTCGAGTACGAAGGCGGCATCAAGGAGTTCGTCGAGTACCTCAACGAGACGCGCGACGTGCTCCACGAGGACGTGGTGTACGTCTCCGACGAAGAAGACGACATCCACGTCGAAATCGCTCTGCAGGCGACTGCAGGCGTTCAGGGGTCGATTCACGCCTTCGCCAACAACATCAACACCCGCGAGGGCGGGACACACCTGACGGGATTCAAGACGGCTCTCACTCGCGTCATCAACGACTACGCGACCTCCAACAGCATGCTGTCGGACCTCGAGGGTACGCTGAAAGGAGACGACATCCGGGAAGGGATGACCGCGGTCATCTCGGTCAAACATCCTGACCCGCAGTTCGAGGGACAAACGAAGACCAAACTCGGTAACAGCGAAGTTCGCGGCATCGTCGAAAGCGCCGTCCACGAGGAGTTGGCGACGTACCTCGAAGAACACCCCGACACCGCAGAATCCATCATCTCGAAAGCCGTCGAGGCGGCGAAGGCCCGAAAGGCCGCAAAGAAGGCCGAGGAGCTCACGCGCCGGAAATCGGCACTGGAGTCGACGAGCCTCCCGGGCAAACTCGCGGACTGTCAAACGCGTGACCCCGAAGATTCGGAACTGTTTGTCGTGGAGGGCGACTCCGCCGGCGGGTCGGCCAAACAGGGCCGCAACCCCGAGTATCAGGCCATTCTTCCGATTAAAGGCAAAATCCTCAACGTCGAGAAACACCGACTCGACCGCATCCTCGAAAACAACGAGATTCGGAACCTCATCACCGCCATCGGGACGGGTATCGGCGAGGAGTTCGACATCGAGGAGGCCCGCTATCACAAGATAATCATCATGACGGACGCCGACGTCGACGGCGCCCACATCCGGACGCTCCTGTTGACGTTCCTGTATCGGCACATGACGCCGCTCATCGAGTCCGGCTACGTCTACGCCTCCCAGCCGCCGCTGTACCGCATTCGGTACAAGGGAGAGACCTACGACGCGATGACCGAAGACGAACGGGAGGAAATCATCGAGGACGTCTGCGACGGCAACCCCTCGCAGGTCCAGCGGTTCAAGGGCCTCGGCGAGATGAACCCAGAACAACTCTGGGAGACGACGATGAACCCCGAGAACCGCATTCTCAAGCAGGTCACCATCGAGGACGCCGCCGCGGCCGACCGGATGTTCTCGGTGCTGATGGGCGACGCCGTCGAGCCGCGAAAGCAGTTCATCAAGGAACACGCCGACGCCGCCGAATGGGTCGACATCTGA